A DNA window from Enterobacter asburiae contains the following coding sequences:
- the lysC gene encoding lysine-sensitive aspartokinase 3, which yields MTSFVVAKFGGTSVADYDAMNRSADVVLADPNTRLVVLSASAGVTNLLVSLSEGLEATERFVKLDALRKIQFDILERLQNPNVIREEVERLLENITTLAEAASLATSTALTDELVSHGELMSTLLFVEIMRERNVQAQWFDVRKVMRTSDRFGRAEPDVEALAELTNQQLAPRLADGIVITQGFIGSEAKGRTTTLGRGGSDYTAALLGEALHATRVDIWTDVPGIYTTDPRVVSAAKRIDVIAFEEAAEMATFGAKVLHPATLLPAVRSDIPVFVGSSKDPKAGGTLVCKKTENPPLFRALALRRRQTLVTLHSHNMLHSRGFLAEVFGILARHNISVDLITTSEVSIALTLDTTGSTSTGDTLLTQSLLIELSELCRVEVEEDLALVAIIGNKLSRACGVGKEVFGVLDPFSIRMICYGASSYNLCFLVPADQAEQVVQKLHQNLFE from the coding sequence ATGACGAGTTTTGTGGTCGCCAAATTTGGCGGCACCAGTGTGGCCGATTACGATGCCATGAACCGCAGCGCCGATGTGGTGCTGGCCGATCCGAATACCCGCCTGGTGGTGCTGTCTGCCTCCGCCGGCGTGACGAACCTGCTGGTTTCTCTGTCTGAAGGACTGGAAGCGACAGAACGTTTCGTGAAGCTGGATGCACTGCGCAAAATTCAGTTCGACATCCTTGAACGTCTGCAGAACCCAAACGTCATCCGCGAGGAAGTGGAACGTCTGCTGGAAAATATCACCACTCTGGCAGAAGCGGCGTCTCTGGCTACCTCCACCGCCCTGACCGACGAACTGGTCAGCCACGGCGAGCTGATGTCTACCCTGCTGTTTGTTGAAATCATGCGCGAGCGTAACGTTCAGGCGCAGTGGTTTGACGTGCGTAAAGTGATGCGTACCAGCGATCGCTTTGGCCGCGCCGAGCCGGACGTTGAGGCGCTGGCGGAGCTGACCAATCAGCAGTTGGCACCACGCCTGGCAGACGGTATCGTGATTACCCAGGGCTTTATCGGCAGTGAAGCGAAAGGCCGCACCACCACGCTTGGCCGCGGCGGCAGCGACTACACCGCCGCGCTGCTGGGCGAAGCCCTGCATGCAACGCGCGTGGATATCTGGACGGACGTTCCGGGCATTTACACCACCGACCCGCGCGTCGTTTCTGCGGCTAAACGTATTGATGTGATCGCCTTTGAAGAAGCGGCTGAAATGGCCACCTTCGGTGCGAAAGTGCTGCACCCGGCAACGCTGCTGCCGGCCGTACGCAGCGATATTCCGGTCTTCGTCGGCTCCAGCAAAGATCCGAAAGCGGGCGGGACGCTGGTCTGCAAGAAAACGGAAAACCCACCTCTGTTCCGCGCCCTGGCCCTGCGCCGTCGCCAGACGCTGGTGACGCTCCACAGCCACAATATGCTGCATTCACGCGGTTTCCTGGCGGAAGTGTTTGGCATTCTGGCGCGCCACAATATTTCGGTGGATCTGATCACCACCTCTGAAGTGAGCATTGCGCTAACGCTGGACACCACCGGCTCGACCTCCACCGGCGACACGCTGCTGACGCAGTCGCTGCTGATTGAGCTGTCTGAGCTGTGCCGCGTGGAAGTAGAAGAAGACCTGGCGCTGGTTGCCATCATCGGCAACAAGCTGTCGCGCGCCTGCGGCGTGGGTAAAGAGGTGTTCGGCGTGCTCGACCCGTTCAGCATCCGCATGATCTGCTACGGCGCATCCAGCTACAACCTCTGCTTCCTGGTGCCTGCCGATCAGGCCGAGCAGGTCGTGCAGAAACTTCATCAGAATTTGTTTGAATAA
- a CDS encoding DUF3811 domain-containing protein, producing MATPRLTQKDMTEAEQRELKTLLDRARIAHGRTLTNAETNQVKKEYIDKLMAQRDAAAKKARKLKKEQAYKPDAEATFSWSATTSTRGRR from the coding sequence ATGGCTACACCACGTTTGACCCAGAAAGACATGACGGAAGCCGAGCAGCGCGAACTGAAAACGCTTCTCGACCGTGCCCGTATCGCACATGGCCGCACGCTGACGAACGCCGAAACCAATCAGGTGAAAAAAGAGTACATCGATAAGCTGATGGCGCAGCGTGACGCCGCGGCGAAAAAAGCCCGCAAGCTTAAAAAAGAGCAGGCTTATAAACCCGATGCAGAGGCGACCTTTTCCTGGTCCGCCACAACGTCTACCCGTGGAAGGCGCTAA
- the rluF gene encoding 23S rRNA pseudouridine(2604) synthase RluF, whose translation MLQTQSTRLNKYISESGICSRREADRYIEQGNVFLNGKRATIGDQVVPGDVVKVNGQVIEPRDAEDLVFIALNKPVGIVSTTEDGERDNIVDFVNHSSRIFPIGRLDKDSQGLIFLTNHGDLVNKILRAGNDHEKEYVVTVNKPVTDEFIRGMGAGVPILGTVTKKCKVKKEAPFAFRITLVQGLNRQIRRMCEHFGYEVTKLERTRIMNVSLSGIPLGEWRDLTDDELIELFKLIENSSSEAKPKAKAKPKTQAIKRPVVKAPQAEDKGRGKPGNGKRFTQPGRKKKGR comes from the coding sequence ATGCTGCAAACTCAATCAACCCGATTAAACAAATACATTAGCGAGAGCGGGATCTGCTCACGTCGCGAGGCTGACCGTTACATTGAACAAGGTAACGTGTTTCTTAACGGCAAACGCGCCACCATCGGCGACCAGGTGGTCCCTGGCGATGTGGTTAAAGTGAATGGTCAGGTCATCGAACCGCGTGATGCTGAAGACCTAGTGTTTATCGCGTTGAACAAACCGGTTGGGATTGTCAGCACCACGGAAGACGGTGAGCGGGACAACATCGTTGATTTCGTGAACCACAGCAGCCGTATCTTCCCGATTGGCCGTCTGGATAAAGACTCTCAGGGGCTGATTTTCCTCACCAACCACGGCGATCTGGTCAACAAAATTCTGCGTGCCGGTAATGACCACGAGAAAGAGTATGTCGTTACGGTGAACAAGCCGGTGACGGACGAATTTATTCGCGGCATGGGCGCCGGGGTGCCGATCCTCGGTACCGTCACGAAAAAGTGTAAGGTGAAGAAAGAAGCGCCGTTCGCGTTCCGCATTACGCTGGTGCAGGGCTTAAACCGCCAGATCCGCCGTATGTGCGAGCACTTCGGTTATGAAGTGACGAAGCTGGAACGCACGCGCATCATGAACGTCAGCCTGTCCGGTATCCCGCTGGGCGAGTGGCGCGATTTAACGGATGATGAGCTGATTGAACTCTTCAAGCTTATCGAGAACTCCTCGTCCGAAGCGAAGCCGAAGGCCAAAGCAAAACCGAAAACCCAGGCGATTAAGCGCCCGGTGGTGAAGGCGCCTCAGGCGGAAGATAAGGGGCGAGGCAAGCCGGGTAATGGAAAACGCTTTACCCAGCCGGGGCGCAAAAAGAAAGGGCGCTGA
- a CDS encoding addiction module antidote protein produces MHKLTPYDPANALVDDEEIAVFMADALETGDSAYIAKALGVIARAKGMSTISQQTGLSREQLYRSFSDKGNPTLKTTLAVMKALGLGLTIKHAED; encoded by the coding sequence ATGCATAAATTAACACCCTACGATCCAGCCAATGCGCTGGTGGATGACGAGGAAATCGCCGTGTTTATGGCTGATGCCTTAGAAACGGGCGACTCAGCGTATATTGCTAAAGCTCTGGGCGTCATCGCGCGAGCGAAAGGAATGTCGACCATTTCACAGCAAACTGGCCTATCACGAGAGCAACTGTATCGATCGTTCAGTGATAAAGGAAACCCAACGCTTAAAACCACTCTGGCGGTCATGAAAGCATTGGGTCTTGGGCTAACAATCAAACACGCCGAAGATTAA
- a CDS encoding type II toxin-antitoxin system RelE/ParE family toxin, with amino-acid sequence MKEIVQTESFQRWEQNLKDRRAKTIIASRLFRLANGLAGDIKPVGEGISELRIHYGPGYRIYFKDQGNCIIVLLCGGDKSSQARDILMAKMLSNVSQWQE; translated from the coding sequence ATGAAGGAGATCGTTCAGACAGAATCCTTCCAACGCTGGGAGCAAAACTTAAAAGATCGGCGAGCGAAAACCATTATCGCTTCCCGCCTCTTTCGGTTGGCAAATGGTTTAGCGGGCGACATTAAACCCGTGGGCGAAGGTATAAGTGAGCTGAGGATCCACTATGGTCCGGGCTACAGAATCTATTTTAAAGACCAGGGCAATTGCATCATCGTGCTGTTGTGTGGTGGTGACAAAAGCAGCCAGGCCAGAGACATACTTATGGCAAAAATGCTGAGCAATGTATCCCAATGGCAGGAGTGA
- a CDS encoding Na/Pi cotransporter family protein, with product MLTLLHLLSAVALLVWGTHIVRTGVMRVFGARLRTVLSSSVEKKPLAFCAGIGVTALVQSSNATTLLVTSFVAQDLVALAPALVIVLGADVGTALMARVLTFDLSWLSPLLIFLGVIFFLGRKQTRAGQLGRVGIGLGLILLALELIVQAVTPITEANGVQVIFASLTGDIMLDALIGAVFAIVSYSSLAAVLLTATLTAAGAISFPVALCLVIGANLGSGLLAMLNNSAANAAARRVALGSLLFKLVGSLIILPFIHPLANLMDNLPLPKAELVIYFHVFYNLVRCLAMVPFAGPMARFCERLIQDEPELDARLKPKHLDTSALDTPALALANAARETLRMGDAMETMLEGLQKVMHGEPREEKELRRLADDINVLYTAIKLYLARMPQDELAEEESRRWAEIIEMSLNLEQASDIVERMGSEIADKSLAARRAFSGEGLKELEALHEQLVSNLKLAMLVFFSSDVPSARRLRRNKHRFRILNRRYSHAHVERLHQQNVQSIETSSLHLGLLGDMKRLNSLFCAVAYSVMEQPDEDDERDEY from the coding sequence GTGCTGACCCTGTTACACCTGCTCTCTGCAGTCGCCCTGCTCGTATGGGGCACCCATATCGTCCGTACCGGCGTGATGCGCGTATTTGGCGCGCGCTTGCGTACCGTTCTCAGCAGCAGCGTTGAGAAGAAGCCGCTCGCCTTCTGCGCGGGCATTGGCGTCACGGCACTGGTGCAGAGCAGTAACGCCACGACCCTGCTTGTCACCTCCTTTGTGGCGCAGGATCTGGTGGCGCTGGCCCCGGCGCTGGTGATTGTGCTGGGTGCGGATGTAGGTACCGCGCTGATGGCGCGTGTTCTGACCTTCGATCTCTCCTGGCTGTCGCCGCTGCTGATTTTTCTCGGCGTCATCTTCTTCCTCGGCCGCAAACAGACGCGCGCCGGGCAGCTCGGGCGCGTAGGAATTGGCCTCGGGCTGATCCTGCTGGCGCTGGAGCTGATTGTGCAGGCGGTCACGCCAATCACCGAGGCCAATGGCGTTCAGGTCATCTTCGCCTCCCTGACCGGGGACATCATGCTGGACGCGCTCATTGGCGCGGTGTTTGCTATCGTCAGCTACTCCAGCCTGGCGGCGGTTCTGCTGACGGCCACGCTTACCGCCGCAGGGGCGATCTCTTTCCCGGTAGCGCTGTGTCTGGTGATCGGGGCCAACCTCGGCTCAGGCCTGCTGGCGATGCTTAACAACAGCGCCGCCAACGCCGCCGCCCGCCGCGTGGCGCTGGGCAGCCTGCTGTTTAAGCTGGTGGGCAGCCTGATTATCCTGCCCTTTATCCACCCGCTGGCGAACCTGATGGACAATCTCCCGCTGCCGAAGGCGGAGCTGGTGATCTACTTCCACGTGTTCTACAACCTGGTGCGCTGCCTGGCGATGGTCCCTTTTGCCGGGCCGATGGCCCGCTTCTGCGAGCGTCTCATTCAGGACGAACCGGAGCTGGATGCGCGCCTGAAGCCGAAGCACCTGGATACGTCCGCTCTGGATACCCCGGCGCTGGCGCTGGCGAATGCCGCGCGCGAGACGCTGCGCATGGGCGACGCAATGGAAACCATGCTCGAAGGCCTGCAAAAGGTGATGCACGGCGAGCCGCGTGAAGAGAAAGAACTGCGCAGACTGGCGGACGATATCAACGTGCTCTATACCGCTATCAAGCTTTACCTGGCGCGTATGCCGCAGGACGAGTTGGCGGAAGAGGAGTCCCGCCGCTGGGCGGAAATCATCGAGATGTCGCTTAACCTTGAGCAGGCCTCGGATATCGTGGAGCGTATGGGCAGCGAGATCGCCGACAAATCCCTTGCCGCGCGTCGTGCGTTTTCAGGTGAAGGCCTGAAGGAGCTGGAAGCGCTGCACGAACAGCTGGTCAGCAACCTCAAGCTGGCGATGCTGGTCTTCTTCTCCAGCGACGTGCCGAGCGCGCGCCGCCTGCGCCGCAACAAGCATCGTTTCCGCATTCTGAACCGCCGCTACTCGCACGCCCACGTTGAGCGTCTGCACCAGCAGAACGTGCAGAGTATCGAAACCAGTTCGCTGCACTTGGGGCTGCTGGGGGATATGAAGCGTCTCAACTCGTTGTTCTGCGCGGTGGCGTACAGCGTGATGGAACAGCCGGATGAAGACGACGAGCGGGATGAGTATTAA
- the panS gene encoding ketopantoate/pantoate/pantothenate transporter PanS has translation MLSAVTRLFPLWALLLSVLAYYTPATFTGIGPWVATLLMLIMFGMGVHLKIDDFKRVLSRPAPVAAGIFLHYLVMPLAAWLLAMAFKMPPDLSAGMVLVGSVASGTASNVMIYLAKGDVALSVTISSVSTLVGVIATPLLTRLYVDAHIQVDVMGMLLSILQIVVIPIALGLVIHHLFPRVVKAVEPYLPAFSMVCILAIISAVVAGSASHIASVGFVVIIAVVLHNTIGLLGGYWGGKLFGFDESTCRTLAIEVGMQNSGLAAALGKIYFSPLAALPGALFSVWHNLSGSLLAGYWSGKPIDEQTKKDAVKQG, from the coding sequence ATGTTATCCGCCGTTACGCGGCTGTTCCCGTTATGGGCGCTGCTGCTCTCCGTACTCGCGTATTACACCCCCGCCACGTTCACGGGCATTGGTCCGTGGGTCGCCACGCTGCTGATGCTGATCATGTTCGGTATGGGCGTGCATCTGAAAATCGACGACTTTAAACGCGTGCTGTCTCGCCCTGCGCCCGTCGCCGCAGGGATCTTCCTGCACTACCTCGTGATGCCGCTTGCGGCGTGGCTGCTGGCGATGGCCTTTAAGATGCCGCCCGATCTCTCCGCCGGGATGGTGCTGGTGGGCAGCGTGGCCAGCGGCACGGCGTCCAACGTCATGATCTACCTGGCAAAAGGCGACGTGGCGCTCTCCGTCACCATCTCCTCCGTTTCAACGCTGGTTGGCGTGATTGCCACGCCGCTGTTAACCCGCCTGTACGTGGACGCGCATATTCAGGTGGACGTGATGGGCATGCTGCTCAGCATTCTGCAGATTGTGGTGATCCCGATTGCGCTGGGGCTGGTCATTCACCATCTTTTCCCGCGCGTGGTGAAGGCCGTTGAGCCGTACCTGCCCGCGTTTTCGATGGTCTGCATTCTGGCAATCATCAGCGCCGTGGTGGCGGGTTCCGCATCGCACATTGCCTCCGTGGGCTTTGTGGTAATCATCGCCGTGGTGCTGCATAACACTATTGGCCTGCTGGGCGGCTACTGGGGCGGGAAGCTGTTCGGTTTTGACGAATCGACCTGCCGCACGCTGGCAATCGAGGTAGGCATGCAGAACTCCGGCCTGGCGGCGGCGCTCGGTAAAATTTACTTCTCCCCGCTGGCGGCCCTGCCTGGCGCGCTGTTCTCCGTCTGGCATAACCTCTCCGGCTCGCTGCTGGCGGGCTACTGGTCCGGCAAACCGATTGATGAACAAACGAAAAAAGATGCGGTGAAGCAGGGTTAA